A part of Desulfofundulus salinus genomic DNA contains:
- the mgsA gene encoding methylglyoxal synthase: MEIALIAHDKKKEEMIKLIKENKDLFSRHSLIATGTTGKMIKDKTGLAVECLMSGPLGGDQQIGSRIAAGEVDLVIFLRDPLTAQPHEPDISALIRICDVHNIPIATNLGTAKLVLQALATME, encoded by the coding sequence ATGGAGATTGCCCTTATTGCCCATGATAAGAAGAAAGAAGAAATGATTAAGTTAATTAAAGAGAACAAGGATCTTTTCAGCAGGCACAGCCTGATAGCAACCGGTACAACCGGGAAGATGATTAAGGATAAAACAGGACTTGCTGTCGAGTGTCTTATGTCAGGGCCATTGGGAGGAGACCAGCAGATTGGCAGTAGGATCGCTGCAGGTGAGGTGGACCTTGTGATTTTTTTGAGGGACCCGCTGACCGCCCAACCTCATGAACCGGATATTAGTGCCTTGATAAGAATTTGCGACGTCCACAACATACCTATTGCGACTAATTTGGGAACAGCTAAGTTAGTGTTACAAGCATTGGCGACAATGGAGTAA